The Microbacter margulisiae genomic sequence GGGCCGTAGTCAATGAAGGCCAATATCGATCATTCCAAGTCTTGATAGCATCAGGATAATCTTGTTGTGATTTAATTAATTTGAACGTGAGACTATCAATAGTCACAAGTTGATTGTTTTCAACAAACCGGTCTTTTTCGTGTGAAGAAGGATCTCCATTGCCAACGCCAATAATTTTTCCAGGCCCGGTCAGATGAAAATAGATCTCATTATCAGCATCAGGCACGAATCGGGCTTTTGCATCATTCATCCGAACCGTAATTACTGAAACATCCTCACCATCGGCTTTAATGACAGACCGATCCGGAATAAGCCGAATGGCAGCCGGAGGTCCGGACGTTTGTACACTGTCGGCAATAATTTGTTTTCCATTTTTAAATCCAAGCGCTAACAAAGTCCCCGGTTCATACGGAACAGTCCATGCCAGATGCGAATTTACAGGCATTATTTTGCCCCCCAAACTCTTATGATTCAAAAACAGTTCTACCGAATCACAGTTGCTATATGCAATGATCTGAATCGGCGTACCTTTTTTTACATTCCAATTCCAATAAGGAGAAATGTGCAAAACAGGTTGTTTTCCCCACCACGATTTTAGGTAATAAAAAATATCTTTGGGGTATCCACACATATCCAAAATACCAAATTGCGAAGAGACCTGTGGCCAGCCATATGGAGTAGGTTCTCCCCGGTAATCAAATCCCGTCCAATAGCATAAGCCAGCCAGGAAAGGCCGTGCAGCATAAAATTTCCATCCTGATTCTGTTCCGACATTTTGCGGCATCCGGTTTGTCGGCGCCATATGTGCTGTTGAATCATTCGTAATATAAACGCCCCGTGTCCCAATCGTATTACTTTCTTCCGTACCAATGCCCGACTGCCAGGGAAATTTAGCATGGTGTTCGTCTATATTACCTTGTACAATATAATTGTAACCCATTACCTGGGTGACCATTCCGATCCCATTATCCCAGCCGCCACTTACAGCAGCGGTAAAAGCCCGGGAAGAATCCAATCGTTCGGCATAGTCCTGCATGGTTCTGATAACTCGGGCTCCCTTTATATTACCCTCAATAGCCCATTCTTCATTACCTAATGACCAGAGAAATACACAAGGATGATTGCGATCACGGCAGATCATCTCCCTTAGTTGATGAAGTTGTTGTGGATTCGTCCCTACTTCCCTGTTTTCATCAATCACCAGCATTCCCAAACTGTCACAAGCATTCAAAAAAGCCGGTGAAGGAGGGTTATGGGAACAACGGATGGCATTATCACCCATCTCTTTTAATCGTTTGATACGGAAAACCTGCATGGCATCGGAAACTGCAATGCCTACTCCGGCAGCATCCTGATGATTATTTGTCCCTTTGATGGTCAGATGTTTTCCATTAAGAAAGAATCCCTTATCCGGATCAAAACGGACAGTGCGTATTCCAAATGATGTTGTGTAACGATCTGTAAGCGTATCATCCGAAACAACCTGTGTAATCAGTTTGTACAGATAAGGAGAGTTAACGTCCCACAATTCAGGATTTTTAACGGATAAAACACAATAAAATTCTTTATGTTCACCAGGTTTTAAATTCAGGTTAGCGATTTTTCTTGTTGCAATGATATTGCTTTTAGCATCAACGATCGTCTGGGTAATTTCAAACACGCTGGTTTTTCGTCCATCGTTTGCAAGCGTAGCCCGCGCCATCACATCAGCAGAATGCTTTTTAGTAAGGGTAGAGGTAATAAAAGTACCATATTGAGCCACGTGAAGCGGCGAGGTGATATTCAACCAGACATGGCGATAAATACCTGCCCCCTCATAAAACCAACCCTCTTCTCTGGTTGCATTCACACGAACCACAACCACATTGTTCCCATGATAATTTAGATAATCGGTAATGTCATAGGTAAAAGGTAAATATCCGGAACTATGATGCCCAAGATAAAAGCCATTTACAAATACCTTTGCATCACGGAAAACTCCATCGAACTGGATAGAAATACGTTTGCCAAGATCAGTTTCCGGGATAAAAAAAGTTTTGCGATACCATCCTATGCTGGTTTCCGGAAAACCTCTCCCAACTGTTTTGTACCCATGGCTTGAACTTGCCTTAGGACTAAAAGGCATTTCTACTGCCCAATCATGCGGAAGATTTAATAACCGCCAGCAACGGTCATCAAAACCAGGAGATGCGGGTCCATCACCATAGCCGGCTTTGGCCAGATATGAAAAATAACCTGTTCCAAAATTGAAATCTTTCTTTGTATCTATGGCATTTCCAAATGCAAACCGCCAACCAAAGTCCATAAGCAAATGCTCCCTAATAGAAGAGGAATTGCCTTCTTTTGCCTGGTTTTTTCCAAAAGAAAATGCTGTTGCCAATAACAACATACCCACAAAGCAGATAATTCCTTTGAACGGGTGCATTTTATACATATGTATCTTTTCTAAGTAGATGTTCATAATTAGTTTATATAAAATATTTAGTTTTACTTTGCGTTCTATTATTATGGTAGATACGATTAGCAATGGGAAAGATAAAGAAACTGGAATTAACGGAAGCCCAACGAGGGGAACTGGAGCATGGCTTCCGCAAGGGCGCGAGCCACTGTTTGCGCATGCGTTGCCGAGCAGTTCTTCTCAAGGGGGATGGTCTGTCTTCAGCCAAAGCAGGCGCACAAACCGAGATGAGTTTTGTATCGGTGAATTCGTGGGTAAAACGCTTTTTATCAGAAGGTATTGCCGGATTGGAAACTCGTTCGGGTCGAGGTCGGAAACCGATCATGGATTGCTCAGACGAACAGGCTGTGCGCACAGCGATCGAACAAGACAGGCAGAGTGTGAGCAAAGCCAAAGTCGCTTGGCAGGAAGCTACCGGGAAAGAGGCGAGTGATCTGACCTTCAAACGTTTTTTATCAGCATTGACGCAAGATATAAGCGTATAAGGAAACGCCCAAGGGGAGTCCCCTCGCCGCAGCTTTATCAATACAAGTATGAGAAGCTGCAAGAACTTGAACAACAGGAAAGAGAGGGACGTATCGCTCTCTACTATGCCGATGAGAGCCATATTTGTACCGAAGGGTACGTCCCCTACGGTTGGCAGTTGCCAGGAGAGGATGTAGGCATTGTCTCCCAACGAAGTGCAAGACTGAACATCTTTGGAATGATTGACCGAAGAAATCATTATCAGGGTTTTACCACCACTGAGAGTATCACCGCAGACAAGGTTGTCGATTTCCTCGACGCCTTTTCGTTTCATGTGCGTGAGCAAACCTTTGTGGTACTGGATAATGCGACCGTCCATCGCAATCATAAAATAAGGGAGTTGCGTCCGGTCTGGGAGAAAAGAGAACTTTTCCTTTTCTACCTGCCGCCATATTCCCCATACTTGAATATCGCTGAAACGCTTTGGAGAATATTGAAGGGAAAATGGATCAGACCACAGGACTATGGCAGTACAGACACACTTTTCTATACCACCAACAGAACGTTGGCAGCTATTGGAAAAAGTATGTTTATTAACTACTCTCATAGTGTCGCTTAATTTTGATTACTTACTTATTTGTCAATTTCTCCTTTTGCCGCTTTTTCAAAGAATTTGCCGCAATCCGTCAATTTAAATGTCTTCCACGATTCAATCATGCCGGGAGTCCATTGAGGATCATACACCCACCATATCCAGCTTATGCCTCTCCCTTCAAGATATTGAATAATTGCCTTTCCATAATCGCCATTATCTTTTATACTGCCGTCTCCCAACGTAAAGCCGATTTCAGTAGCAATGACCGGATATTTATTGGCGGCGAATCCAAAATCTTCTTCCCATTTCGGGACATACGGCGGCGTGCGTTTGTGTGGATAAGGATGGGTGACATAGCCAATTCCCCCGTCATTGAAAGAGCATTTTCATGAATATCATTCACGTTTTAAAACACATTTCCCCCGATATACTTAATTCATGACAAATATACATAAAAAGAGAAATAACGTACAGGGGATATCTCGTTTAGATAGTCGCTCATTAAAAAATCACTTTGATACTATGTGCTTATTTGATTAACAGATTTTCTGTTCTCTAGCCGGACAGGCGGGTAAAAATGAATGAATGATCGAATAACTGAGTAACACAAGCCCCTGTTCGCCATAGTATGTAAAGGATTCGGTGTATGACCTCAGCCTACGTCGAACAGGAGTTGTAATCTGATTTGTTTGTTTATATCTATAGTGTGTTCAATGTGTTAATGATATCCATTGCGGTTTCTTGTTCCATAAACCCTTTTTACTTTGCAAAAGAATTCGGATTCTTTGGTAAAAACATCGATTCTTTTTGTACATATTGGCTCATTTCATCTTTAATTCAACCCGTTCTTTTAACTTTTTCTGGTTTCGGAATAGCACAACTTCAGTATTTGTTCCGATCACCGACATACGGGCTGCGGACAAATCATCCAGGTTGTTGATTTCCCTGTTGTCGAAAGACAGGATCACATCATTGGCCTGCAAAAAACCGGCTGCCACTGATCCGGCAGTCACTTTAACTACAAACACGCCCCGAGTGCTGTCCATGCCCGTAGCTGAACGTTCATCAAGTGAATTAAGATTCTTCACTTGAGCCCCCATGAAATCTATTATTTTATCAGTAGCCATTTTCTCACTTACATGTACTGAAGGTATAGGTATTTTTTTTGCCAGGGCTTTCAATCTCGGAGAAACAACTCCAAAATTGTCCATTGCAAAATTTTTGAAACCAACAGAAAAAGCTATCGATCCGGCTTTTAATCGGAAATCACCTGCCCGCGGATTGACAAATTCAAGTCTCCCACACACCGAATGTTTATCGATGCCCCTGTCTTGCGCTGCCTTAAGCGAAGCCGAATCAGGAAAAACATTATAGTCAACTTCTTTGCCCCAACTTTCCACGTTAATAGGTTGATATCCCATCGAAACGATATTGTGCATGAATATATCATTGCAGTTTTTAAACCATACATGAGGATGAAAAGTATTGTTTATCATAATGTTGTTTTCTACAACACGATCGACACCTTCGCGAAGTTTGATACCTCCATTCAGACACAGGTTGTTACGGATGATATAATTACTAGAACCGTCGTCCAAATCGATGTCCCAGCCATGATCACAACGCATACGGTTGTTTTGAATGGTAATCGGTTTCACCACATCCAGCAGGGCGAGATTAAAGTTTTTTTCAACAATCGAATCCAACACTCTCTTATCGGCGCGCCAATAACGGTCGCGTCCCCACGAATTAAACGATCCATGGTCACCGCTTTCTTCCACAGTATTGAACACATCGTTATATTCGATTGTATGACCGCCCCAGGTTCCCTCACTAACATTGATGCCGGCACGTGGCACATCGTAAATAGTGTTATGACTTACGGTAATGCTTTGACACATGGACAATTCTACTCCTGCCGATTGTATTTCTACCTGTCCGAGGTTGAACATCAGGTTATCATAAACTTCGCATTTAGCAGGATAGTTGTTCGTTTTAGGGCCAGGAGTACAATCCAACTTATCGAGTGGAACAAACTGGTAATAGTTGAAGCATGGTGAACGCACGGCTTTCGGATCTCCAACAAAGCAAATTGCACTTGCGCCAATATCGGAAATCAGACAACCTGACACGGTGCAATATCGATTAAAATCGCTAAAAAACACCGCATTGCCACCCAAATTATGTAGCGTACAATTTTCAAGGGAACATTTCTCCGCACCCTCAAAAAAGACAGCGCCACCACGATATATTGTCCAGTCGCTACGTAGTAGTGGTTCCTTATTTTCCATAAATGTGCGTAAGGTTTGTGTAAGGGTCAACCCTTCTACCGTGATGTTCTGAACCGGGTTAGCAGCCGAGCCTCTGAACTCAAACAGATGAGCAATCTGCGGCGTTTCAAATTTTGCTGTTTTGAGATTCAATCCTTTAGGAGGATAGTAATACAATATTTGGGTCTTTTTATTGTAGAACCACTCGTTCACAGTATCCAGCTCCTCAAAAATATTCTCCACAAAAAGGTACTTTTTAGACATACCCATCGGACGATTGTTTTGCCATCCTCCTTCAAGCGTAAGATCTCCTTTGTCATTTTTCCCAGTGATAAGGTAGTGGACATCGCCCCATTCACATGGATGCAAGGCATGTACATATCCTCCTGCAGGCGATTTCCAGCGGGCAACCCGTTCCTTGGAAATGGCATCGGCGGACGTTCCTCCAAAAAAATGAGCAGCAGGGTTGTAATTTGGATACCGCGCCATATGTTGCAATTGTCCGTTGACAAACAATTCATCAAAAATCAGTTTCTTTTCCACTTTTGCCTGCCAGATGCCGTTTTTATAAATCGTCCATTTCAAATGTAAAGCGACACTCCCGCTAACGGTCACTTGCTGATTTTTAAAATTTCTTATTGTGAGTGACACGTTTTTTCCCGGGGAATCTTCGGAAGTAAAAACAATCGGATGGTTTAGGTAATACGTGCCACCTTTAAGATATACTACAACTTTTCCCGGCGTTTCCCTGGCAACATCTACAGCCCTGCTTATTGAAGCAAAAGGCCTGGCTTGTGTCCCCTGATTAGTGTCATTGCCTTTGGGAGAAACAAAAAAAGTTGTTTGTGCCTCAACGTTTATGCTTAGCAAAAACAAGGCAAAAAATACGTTGAATATTTTCTTAATTACCTTCATAGTGCCAATTATTCTGTAATTACACCGATTTCGGCATATCCTATATTGTTATCTCCCTCTGTATTATGCAAAGCCCTAAATTTGATATAACGGGCTTTTACCGCCGGAAAATTTTTGATTTGCCACAATGGGTTGTTTTTTATATTCGAAAATTCTCCCTGACTGATCAGATTCCATTTTTTATTATCCTGCGAAACATAAAACTGGTAATTGGTAATGATGCCACCCCCCCATTGGTTCTGATCTGGTAGATATCTGAAACCACAGAGATTTTCTTCCTTACCTAAATCGATAACCAAATCAACAGGCAATTTTTTGTCACTGCTTTGATGCCATGCAGTAGTTGGATCTCCGTCTAATATTGCGTATGCTTTTTCATCGTTGATTCCAATAATCTTCCAATCCTTTCGGGAAATGTCGAATGTTTCCTGACATACAGGGCTACTTTTACCTGAAGTAGGACTGTATGCAATCGCCTTCACTTCCACTTTCCCTTCTGTTGGAAAAGGACCGGTATATGTTTTTGATTTCGGGGTTGGGTCGCTTCCGTCCAATGTATAGTAGACAATCGATTCTTTATCTGCCGGGGTTATTATTATGTCACCGGATTGATTTCTAATAATAGAAGGAGAAGTCAGGATTTGCGGCGCATCATAAATTCCAATATTGGAAATTAAAGGACAACATTTCGAATCGGTAATATTGAGACGCACTTTTGTTGCCTTTATGCTTGGAAAACAAAGAATACGTTTATATCCGATTGTTGTTGCTTTGGCTACTTCTTTCCAAGTGTTGTCAACAAGAGCCTCAACTGTGAAAGCTTTCACGCGTTGTCCCAAACGGATATATTCCTGCACTAAAAAACGGTTAAAAGTAGTTGGTTTGCCAAAATCTATTGTCAATGAGGCTTTTGTTACACTATCATCAGTAGCCCAATACGTGTTTTGATCATTGTCAACAGCTTTGTCAGCTCCATATTCTTCGCTGTTACCTCGAACGTTAGAGGCAGTGGTTTTCATATTTTTCGCCAAATCAACAGCAAATGCTTCCTTAACAGCTTTGGCAAATTCCAAAACAGCTTTCTCATCCCGTTTATTAATTAACCCACTGGGCATAATAGGAAAACTAAGTAATAAATTGGCATTACGGCCAATCGAATGATAATAAATATCCATAAGCTGTGGCAATGTTTTCACCTTGCTGTCTTCACTTTTATGATAAAACCATCCTGGTCGAATGGAAGTATTTACTTCAGCGGGCACCCACGCATTCCCATTTTCCACACCATAATGTAACATATTATAAGGTACATCACCTGTACTATCTAACAAACTCCAGTTTGTTGCGCCGACTGAACCTGCCTCGGTTCCGACCCAGCGCAAATCAGCACGATCTCCTCCATCATTCCAGATTACTATATTCGGTTGTAGTTTACGAACCAGTTTGTAGGTATTTTTCCAATCGTAATACGTTTTACGATCAATCATCCGGGTTTCATTTGTGCCGCCATACCAACCCGAACCTCCATTTGCACCATCAAACCAGATTTCAAAAATAGGTCCGTAGTTGGAGAGGAGTTCTTTTAGTTGATTTCGAAAATAAGTGATGTATGCAGGACTTCCATAGTCTGCGCTATGTCTATCCCAAGGCGACAAATAAATACCCAGTTTTAGTCCGTATTTTTTACAAGCTTTGGCAAGTTCGCGAACCACGTCTCCTTTGCCATGTTTCCAGGGAGCGCTTTTCACAGAATAGTCTGTATACTTTGATGGCCAAAGACAAAAGCCACAGTGGTGTTTTGCCACCAGAATAATCCCTTTCATTCCTGCTTTTTTAGCAATCCGGGCCCACTGGTCAGGGTTTAGTCTTTTAGGATTAAACAACTTGACACTTTCATTTCCATATCCCCATTCCTGATTGGTATAGGTATTTAATGAAAAATGGATGAATGCATAATATCCCATTTCCTGCCATCGCATTTGATTTGCACTTGGGACAGGACCACATGGGAGAGGAGGTGCCGTTTGGGCATAGCTAAAGCTGATTGAACACACTGAAAGAATGATTCCACACAACAAATACTTAATCATACTCCTAATAATTTATCTGTTTAATTTCTATAAATTCCGGCTCTTCCGGCGTTATCGTAAAGAATACTTCTTGATCTTTCTTTCATAGGAATCTCTTTAAGGGTCTCGCTTATGTTCAAATATAGTGGGGGGGGGCAATCCGCCTTGACATGACACCTGAAGGGAACCTCCGGCCCTTTTTGAATGGAAAGTTTGTGGATCAAGTCATTCAACTTTTATATCAACTTCGTCACTTTTAAGCGATTCAGAAGAAGCTTTTAATCGAATTTCACCGATTTGCTTATCGGACTGAACAATTACCAGGCAATATCCGTTAAAAGCTTTACGCTGGCTGGCTTTATCGGGTTCGTGGCTACTTGGGTTGCCGTTACCGGTACCAATGATTTTACCGGGACCTTCAATAGAGAATTTTACAAGATTATCGGCTGTAGGCACTACCCTACCCTTTGCATCTTTAATCGCTATCCTGATCACCGAAACATCACAACCATCAGCTTTGAGTGTGCTACAATCACTGTTTAATGCAACCTGTGAAGGAGCAGTCGTAGTTTCTACAATATCCTTGGTTACTACTTTCCCTCCTTTATAACCCCAAGCTTCTAATTTGCCGGGTTCATACACAAGATTCCAAATCAATTGATGGAAAGGAACTGCTTTTTGTTTTCCTATACTTTTTCCGTTGAGGAACAATTCCACTTCCTGGCAGTTGGTATAACAGTGCACTTGAATACTGTCTCCCTCTTTCCCTGGCCAGTTCCAATGAGGAAATATATGAACTACCGGCTTA encodes the following:
- a CDS encoding PDZ domain-containing protein, with the translated sequence MKVIKKIFNVFFALFLLSINVEAQTTFFVSPKGNDTNQGTQARPFASISRAVDVARETPGKVVVYLKGGTYYLNHPIVFTSEDSPGKNVSLTIRNFKNQQVTVSGSVALHLKWTIYKNGIWQAKVEKKLIFDELFVNGQLQHMARYPNYNPAAHFFGGTSADAISKERVARWKSPAGGYVHALHPCEWGDVHYLITGKNDKGDLTLEGGWQNNRPMGMSKKYLFVENIFEELDTVNEWFYNKKTQILYYYPPKGLNLKTAKFETPQIAHLFEFRGSAANPVQNITVEGLTLTQTLRTFMENKEPLLRSDWTIYRGGAVFFEGAEKCSLENCTLHNLGGNAVFFSDFNRYCTVSGCLISDIGASAICFVGDPKAVRSPCFNYYQFVPLDKLDCTPGPKTNNYPAKCEVYDNLMFNLGQVEIQSAGVELSMCQSITVSHNTIYDVPRAGINVSEGTWGGHTIEYNDVFNTVEESGDHGSFNSWGRDRYWRADKRVLDSIVEKNFNLALLDVVKPITIQNNRMRCDHGWDIDLDDGSSNYIIRNNLCLNGGIKLREGVDRVVENNIMINNTFHPHVWFKNCNDIFMHNIVSMGYQPINVESWGKEVDYNVFPDSASLKAAQDRGIDKHSVCGRLEFVNPRAGDFRLKAGSIAFSVGFKNFAMDNFGVVSPRLKALAKKIPIPSVHVSEKMATDKIIDFMGAQVKNLNSLDERSATGMDSTRGVFVVKVTAGSVAAGFLQANDVILSFDNREINNLDDLSAARMSVIGTNTEVVLFRNQKKLKERVELKMK
- a CDS encoding alpha-L-fucosidase, translated to MIKYLLCGIILSVCSISFSYAQTAPPLPCGPVPSANQMRWQEMGYYAFIHFSLNTYTNQEWGYGNESVKLFNPKRLNPDQWARIAKKAGMKGIILVAKHHCGFCLWPSKYTDYSVKSAPWKHGKGDVVRELAKACKKYGLKLGIYLSPWDRHSADYGSPAYITYFRNQLKELLSNYGPIFEIWFDGANGGSGWYGGTNETRMIDRKTYYDWKNTYKLVRKLQPNIVIWNDGGDRADLRWVGTEAGSVGATNWSLLDSTGDVPYNMLHYGVENGNAWVPAEVNTSIRPGWFYHKSEDSKVKTLPQLMDIYYHSIGRNANLLLSFPIMPSGLINKRDEKAVLEFAKAVKEAFAVDLAKNMKTTASNVRGNSEEYGADKAVDNDQNTYWATDDSVTKASLTIDFGKPTTFNRFLVQEYIRLGQRVKAFTVEALVDNTWKEVAKATTIGYKRILCFPSIKATKVRLNITDSKCCPLISNIGIYDAPQILTSPSIIRNQSGDIIITPADKESIVYYTLDGSDPTPKSKTYTGPFPTEGKVEVKAIAYSPTSGKSSPVCQETFDISRKDWKIIGINDEKAYAILDGDPTTAWHQSSDKKLPVDLVIDLGKEENLCGFRYLPDQNQWGGGIITNYQFYVSQDNKKWNLISQGEFSNIKNNPLWQIKNFPAVKARYIKFRALHNTEGDNNIGYAEIGVITE
- the galA gene encoding beta-galactosidase GalA, whose translation is MNIYLEKIHMYKMHPFKGIICFVGMLLLATAFSFGKNQAKEGNSSSIREHLLMDFGWRFAFGNAIDTKKDFNFGTGYFSYLAKAGYGDGPASPGFDDRCWRLLNLPHDWAVEMPFSPKASSSHGYKTVGRGFPETSIGWYRKTFFIPETDLGKRISIQFDGVFRDAKVFVNGFYLGHHSSGYLPFTYDITDYLNYHGNNVVVVRVNATREEGWFYEGAGIYRHVWLNITSPLHVAQYGTFITSTLTKKHSADVMARATLANDGRKTSVFEITQTIVDAKSNIIATRKIANLNLKPGEHKEFYCVLSVKNPELWDVNSPYLYKLITQVVSDDTLTDRYTTSFGIRTVRFDPDKGFFLNGKHLTIKGTNNHQDAAGVGIAVSDAMQVFRIKRLKEMGDNAIRCSHNPPSPAFLNACDSLGMLVIDENREVGTNPQQLHQLREMICRDRNHPCVFLWSLGNEEWAIEGNIKGARVIRTMQDYAERLDSSRAFTAAVSGGWDNGIGMVTQVMGYNYIVQGNIDEHHAKFPWQSGIGTEESNTIGTRGVYITNDSTAHMAPTNRMPQNVGTESGWKFYAARPFLAGLCYWTGFDYRGEPTPYGWPQVSSQFGILDMCGYPKDIFYYLKSWWGKQPVLHISPYWNWNVKKGTPIQIIAYSNCDSVELFLNHKSLGGKIMPVNSHLAWTVPYEPGTLLALGFKNGKQIIADSVQTSGPPAAIRLIPDRSVIKADGEDVSVITVRMNDAKARFVPDADNEIYFHLTGPGKIIGVGNGDPSSHEKDRFVENNQLVTIDSLTFKLIKSQQDYPDAIKTWNDRYWPSLTTAQGDYNIQPHDSLKACIICGQFYLSSYESNTTIALWPKSLGETENVYINGHLIASHIKRNDPVVRYEINHAILHKGKNIYTVVAIPFEKKYQYEILNTDPGTIQVCTPALTWRRKAFNGLAQVIVQSDKTPGTLILSATSDDLSTAKIMIRTKPCKLYPEVQSAIQTK
- a CDS encoding IS630 family transposase, translating into MRKRPRGVPSPQLYQYKYEKLQELEQQEREGRIALYYADESHICTEGYVPYGWQLPGEDVGIVSQRSARLNIFGMIDRRNHYQGFTTTESITADKVVDFLDAFSFHVREQTFVVLDNATVHRNHKIRELRPVWEKRELFLFYLPPYSPYLNIAETLWRILKGKWIRPQDYGSTDTLFYTTNRTLAAIGKSMFINYSHSVA
- a CDS encoding helix-turn-helix domain-containing protein, producing MRCRAVLLKGDGLSSAKAGAQTEMSFVSVNSWVKRFLSEGIAGLETRSGRGRKPIMDCSDEQAVRTAIEQDRQSVSKAKVAWQEATGKEASDLTFKRFLSALTQDISV